The following are encoded together in the Pseudomonas maumuensis genome:
- the fliD gene encoding flagellar filament capping protein FliD: MAGSTISGIGSGIDTQAIVKSLVDAQKAPKQAQINTQTLKATTTLSSIGKIQAALDAFRGALTSMTNDNSFGGLALKSSDEKVATITAGAGAATGSFNLVVEQLASASKVSTKVYAGGANSVVNPGSTATKLTITQNGKNHDVSIPPGATLQQVREAINSQFGTAGLSANVLTDASGSRLVITSNKMGVGSDITLSGNSGIDTGYTVVDPPQNAKYKLDGISMESKSNDISDAVSGLNIKLVGVSPKDKDNKEFLNTTLSLTTSSSALKSGLKGFIDTYNALIKAVNAETKVTKNADGTMTAATLTGDASMRALMSSIREEMNALSGNGTMKSLAAFGVTSSQDGGTLSLDDKKWDKAAATNAGDLTSIFNGKDGLLARLQKATEPYAKASTGTLAERSKALSESLTKLKTEQDTLDTRMEALRVSLQDKYNNMDTLVSQLRQQQQNVLGTLNALNNAKSDK, encoded by the coding sequence ATGGCAGGTTCAACTATCAGCGGTATCGGATCGGGCATCGATACCCAGGCGATTGTGAAGTCCCTGGTGGACGCGCAGAAGGCGCCGAAGCAGGCACAGATCAATACCCAGACACTGAAGGCAACCACCACATTGTCCTCGATCGGCAAGATCCAGGCGGCCCTGGATGCCTTCCGTGGTGCTCTGACCAGCATGACCAACGACAACAGCTTCGGTGGTCTGGCGCTGAAGTCTTCCGACGAGAAAGTCGCCACCATTACCGCAGGTGCGGGTGCGGCCACTGGCTCGTTCAACCTGGTGGTGGAGCAGTTGGCGTCTGCGTCCAAAGTGTCCACCAAGGTGTACGCCGGTGGCGCTAATAGCGTGGTCAATCCCGGTAGCACGGCAACCAAGCTGACCATTACCCAGAATGGCAAGAACCACGACGTGAGTATCCCGCCGGGCGCCACGTTGCAGCAGGTGCGTGAAGCGATCAACAGCCAGTTCGGGACTGCGGGTCTGAGTGCCAACGTACTGACCGACGCCTCGGGTTCGCGCCTGGTGATCACCTCCAACAAGATGGGGGTGGGTTCCGATATCACTCTGTCGGGGAATTCGGGCATCGACACCGGGTACACGGTCGTGGATCCGCCCCAGAATGCCAAGTACAAGCTCGATGGCATCTCCATGGAGTCCAAGAGCAACGATATCAGCGACGCGGTGAGCGGCCTGAATATCAAGCTGGTGGGTGTTTCGCCCAAGGACAAAGATAACAAAGAGTTCCTCAATACCACGCTGTCGCTGACCACCAGCTCCAGCGCGTTGAAGTCGGGTCTGAAAGGTTTCATCGACACCTACAACGCGCTGATCAAGGCGGTCAACGCCGAGACCAAAGTGACGAAGAATGCCGACGGCACCATGACTGCCGCCACGCTCACGGGTGATGCGTCCATGCGTGCATTGATGTCTTCGATCCGTGAAGAAATGAACGCGCTTTCCGGCAACGGCACGATGAAGTCGCTTGCCGCCTTTGGTGTAACCTCGTCCCAGGATGGCGGTACGCTCAGTCTCGACGACAAGAAGTGGGACAAGGCGGCGGCTACCAACGCCGGTGACCTGACCAGCATCTTCAATGGCAAGGATGGCCTGCTGGCGCGTCTGCAGAAGGCCACAGAGCCCTATGCCAAGGCCAGCACCGGCACCCTGGCCGAGCGCTCCAAGGCCTTGTCCGAAAGCCTGACCAAGCTCAAGACCGAGCAGGACACGCTGGATACCCGCATGGAAGCCCTGCGCGTCAGCCTGCAGGACAAGTACAACAACATGGATACCCTGGTCTCCCAGTTGCGCCAGCAGCAGCAGAATGTGCTGGGCACGCTCAATGCGTTGAACAACGCCAAGAGCGACAAATAA
- the fliS gene encoding flagellar export chaperone FliS, with amino-acid sequence MNPMRALRQYQKVNSHAQISEATPHRLVQMLMEGGLDRMAQAKGALARGDIAEKGLMLGKAIDIIIGLNDGLDAQKSEDPAYIEQLSSLYAYMTNRLMQANIDNDPAIIDEVAQLLITVKTGWDAIADAQQPA; translated from the coding sequence ATGAATCCCATGAGAGCCCTTCGTCAGTACCAGAAGGTCAATTCCCATGCCCAGATTTCCGAAGCAACGCCCCATCGTTTGGTGCAGATGCTGATGGAGGGTGGGCTCGATCGCATGGCCCAGGCCAAAGGTGCGCTGGCCCGTGGCGACATCGCCGAGAAAGGTCTGATGCTCGGCAAGGCCATCGACATCATCATCGGGCTTAACGACGGCCTCGACGCGCAGAAGAGCGAAGACCCTGCCTACATCGAGCAGTTGTCCAGTCTCTACGCTTACATGACCAATCGCTTGATGCAGGCCAACATCGACAACGACCCGGCGATCATCGACGAGGTCGCGCAGTTGCTGATCACCGTCAAGACCGGCTGGGATGCAATTGCCGATGCGCAACAGCCCGCCTGA
- the fliT gene encoding flagellar protein FliT — protein sequence MNSALQRFDDTRDALLQALGARDWEAIGRLDETCRACIDDMLSAPALDEALVRERLEGLLQVYGELVSVTTGERQAIADEMTQINQAKNASKVYHLFS from the coding sequence GTGAATAGCGCGCTGCAACGATTCGACGACACCCGTGATGCCCTGCTCCAGGCCTTGGGGGCGCGCGACTGGGAAGCCATTGGCAGGCTCGACGAAACCTGCCGCGCCTGCATCGACGACATGCTCAGTGCCCCGGCATTGGACGAGGCGCTGGTCAGGGAGCGGTTGGAAGGGCTGTTGCAGGTCTATGGCGAGCTGGTCAGCGTCACTACCGGTGAGCGGCAGGCCATCGCCGATGAAATGACCCAGATCAACCAAGCAAAGAATGCGTCGAAGGTTTACCATTTATTCAGTTAA
- the fleQ gene encoding transcriptional regulator FleQ, whose translation MWRETKILLIDDDSERRRDLAVVLNFLGEENLSCSSQDWQQVVEGLSSSREVLCVLIGTVNAPASVLGLLKTVVGWDEFLPVLLLGEISSADFPDDLRRRVLSNLEMPPSYSQLLDSLHRAQVYREMYDQARERGRQREPNLFRSLVGTSRAIQHVRQMMQQVADTDASVLILGESGTGKEVVARNLHYHSKRREAPFVPVNCGAIPAELLESELFGHEKGAFTGAITSRAGRFELANGGTLFLDEIGDMPLPMQVKLLRVLQERTFERVGSNKTQSIDVRIIAATHKNLETMIEDGTFREDLYYRLNVFPIEMAPLRERVEDIPLLMNELISRMEHEKRGSIRFNSASIMSLCRHGWPGNVRELANLVERMAIMHPYGVIGVAELPKKFRYVDDEDEQLVDSLRSDLEERVAINGHAPSFANHAMLPPEGLDLKDYLGSLEQGLIQQALDDANGIVARAAERLRIRRTTLVEKMRKYGMSRQGGEEQADD comes from the coding sequence ATGTGGCGTGAAACCAAGATTCTCCTGATCGATGACGACAGCGAACGCCGCCGCGATCTGGCGGTGGTCCTGAATTTTCTCGGCGAAGAAAACCTTTCTTGCTCCAGCCAGGACTGGCAGCAGGTGGTCGAAGGTTTGTCTTCCAGTCGTGAAGTGCTGTGTGTCCTGATCGGGACCGTAAATGCCCCAGCCAGTGTGCTGGGGCTCCTTAAGACAGTGGTCGGATGGGATGAGTTCCTTCCGGTTCTGCTTCTGGGTGAAATTTCTTCCGCGGACTTCCCCGACGACCTGCGTCGTCGCGTGCTCTCCAATCTCGAGATGCCGCCGAGCTACAGCCAGTTGCTCGACTCCCTGCACCGTGCCCAGGTCTACCGCGAAATGTATGACCAGGCTCGCGAGCGCGGTCGCCAGCGCGAGCCCAATCTGTTCCGCAGCCTGGTGGGTACTAGCCGTGCCATCCAGCATGTGCGGCAGATGATGCAGCAGGTGGCCGACACCGACGCCAGCGTGCTGATCCTTGGTGAGTCCGGTACCGGCAAGGAGGTGGTTGCGCGTAACCTGCACTACCACTCCAAGCGCCGCGAAGCGCCGTTCGTGCCGGTCAACTGCGGTGCGATCCCGGCGGAGCTGCTCGAGAGCGAGCTGTTCGGTCACGAGAAGGGGGCCTTCACCGGCGCGATCACCAGTCGTGCTGGGCGTTTCGAGCTGGCCAACGGCGGTACCCTGTTCCTCGACGAGATCGGCGACATGCCGCTGCCGATGCAGGTCAAGCTATTGCGCGTGCTGCAGGAGCGTACTTTCGAGCGGGTCGGTAGCAACAAGACCCAAAGCATCGATGTGCGCATCATTGCCGCGACGCACAAGAACCTGGAGACCATGATCGAGGACGGGACTTTCCGTGAGGATTTGTATTACCGGCTGAACGTGTTCCCTATCGAGATGGCGCCATTGCGTGAGCGGGTGGAAGACATCCCGCTGTTGATGAACGAACTGATCTCGCGCATGGAGCATGAAAAGCGCGGTTCGATTCGCTTCAACTCCGCCTCGATCATGTCGCTGTGCCGCCATGGCTGGCCGGGCAACGTCCGCGAACTGGCCAACCTGGTGGAGCGCATGGCGATCATGCATCCCTATGGGGTGATCGGCGTAGCAGAGCTGCCGAAGAAGTTCCGCTACGTGGACGACGAAGACGAGCAGTTGGTCGACAGCCTGCGCAGCGATCTCGAGGAGCGCGTGGCGATCAACGGACATGCGCCGAGCTTCGCCAACCATGCCATGTTGCCGCCTGAGGGGTTGGACCTGAAGGATTACCTCGGCAGTCTCGAGCAAGGGCTGATCCAGCAGGCGCTGGACGATGCCAATGGTATCGTCGCCCGTGCCGCCGAGCGGTTGCGTATCCGGCGTACCACCTTGGTCGAGAAGATGCGCAAGTACGGCATGAGCCGCCAGGGCGGCGAGGAACAGGCGGACGACTGA
- a CDS encoding sensor histidine kinase produces MPQAAHRSPAHDSRGHTPLEQESRQGLEQAFALFDQVSSQLSQSYNMLEARVSELKGELAVVSAQRMAELDEKERLANRLQNLLDLLPGGVIVIDAEGFVREANPAACELLGEPLVGVLWRQVIARSFAPREDDGHEVSLRDGRRLSIATRSLDAEPGQLVLLNDLTETRRMQDQLARHERLSSLGRMVASLAHQIRTPLSAAMLYASHLADPEQVLADETRQRFAGNLKERLHELEHQVRDMLVFARGELPLNDRISPKALFQALQQAAHVHVQGHAVRWQCDSHLGELLCNRDTLVGALLNLIENALQASSEPARLKVHLSRREDSLRVCVSDAGSGIDPGVLARLGEPFLTTKATGTGLGLAVVQAVVRAHRGTLSLRSKVGRGTCVSVVLPLIDGRLEAIQ; encoded by the coding sequence ATGCCCCAGGCCGCCCACCGTTCCCCAGCCCACGATTCGCGCGGGCACACCCCGCTCGAGCAGGAAAGCCGGCAGGGTCTTGAGCAGGCGTTTGCCCTGTTCGATCAGGTCTCCAGTCAGCTGAGTCAGTCCTACAACATGCTCGAGGCCCGCGTCAGCGAGCTCAAGGGCGAGCTGGCGGTGGTCAGTGCGCAGCGCATGGCCGAGCTGGATGAGAAGGAGCGCCTGGCCAACCGTCTGCAGAACCTGCTGGACCTGCTGCCGGGCGGTGTCATCGTGATCGATGCCGAGGGCTTCGTGCGCGAAGCCAATCCAGCGGCCTGCGAATTGCTCGGTGAGCCGTTGGTGGGCGTGCTGTGGCGCCAGGTGATCGCCCGCAGCTTCGCCCCGCGGGAGGATGACGGTCACGAGGTATCGCTGCGCGACGGGCGTCGCCTGTCCATCGCCACGCGCTCCCTCGACGCCGAGCCCGGCCAGTTGGTGTTGCTCAATGACCTGACCGAAACCCGTCGTATGCAGGACCAGTTGGCGCGGCACGAGCGTCTGTCGTCCTTGGGGCGCATGGTCGCGTCCCTGGCCCATCAGATCCGCACGCCGCTGTCGGCAGCGATGCTGTATGCCAGTCATCTGGCCGACCCTGAGCAGGTGTTGGCGGACGAGACCCGCCAGCGCTTCGCCGGCAACCTCAAGGAGCGCCTGCACGAACTCGAGCATCAAGTGCGCGACATGCTGGTGTTTGCCCGTGGCGAGTTGCCGCTCAATGATCGGATCAGTCCGAAAGCGCTGTTCCAGGCGTTGCAGCAGGCGGCCCATGTGCATGTCCAGGGGCATGCGGTGCGCTGGCAGTGCGACAGTCACCTGGGCGAGTTGCTGTGCAACCGCGATACATTGGTCGGCGCGCTGCTCAACCTGATTGAAAATGCCCTGCAGGCCAGCAGCGAGCCGGCGAGGCTGAAGGTTCACCTGTCGCGTCGCGAAGATAGCCTGCGGGTGTGCGTCAGTGACGCTGGCAGCGGCATCGACCCAGGAGTGCTGGCGCGCTTGGGTGAACCCTTCCTGACCACCAAGGCCACTGGCACCGGCCTGGGCCTGGCGGTGGTTCAGGCCGTGGTGCGGGCGCATCGCGGTACGCTGAGCCTGCGCTCGAAGGTTGGGCGTGGCACCTGTGTCAGCGTCGTGTTGCCATTGATCGATGGACGGCTGGAGGCCATTCAATGA